A single Sphingopyxis chilensis DNA region contains:
- a CDS encoding metal-dependent hydrolase, with translation MSSLSQSPTPADLSITPRDMRFGRDNAQGRWWLNGDPIASAFHTALSVTFPRGEAMFIEAVKAHRDGVPDRLAREIRAFTQQEVIHSREHVVFNKKAAEAGYDLSELEADVNQVLDLIKTRPQIVNLMATIALEHYTAMMAAVMLKDAKMYEGAEPEWAALWKWHAIEEIEHKGVAYDTWLHATKDWSRFKRWRAKSLMMLLVTTRFWPKRVKGMKALLKQDGLTGWRVTARIWWYLLGTPGVLRKSFFPWLSYFMPGFHPWNHDDRALIRKYESDYADAIMPAHSSKPELAAAAA, from the coding sequence ATGTCCAGCCTTTCCCAGTCGCCGACCCCCGCCGATCTGTCGATCACGCCGCGCGACATGCGCTTTGGCCGCGACAATGCGCAGGGCCGCTGGTGGCTGAACGGCGACCCGATCGCCTCGGCGTTTCACACGGCGCTGTCGGTGACCTTCCCGCGCGGCGAGGCGATGTTCATCGAGGCGGTGAAGGCGCACCGCGACGGCGTGCCCGACAGACTGGCGCGCGAAATCCGCGCCTTTACCCAGCAGGAAGTGATCCACAGCCGCGAGCATGTCGTATTCAACAAGAAGGCGGCGGAGGCGGGCTACGACCTCTCCGAACTGGAAGCCGACGTCAACCAGGTGCTCGACCTGATCAAGACGCGGCCGCAGATCGTCAACCTGATGGCGACGATCGCGCTCGAACATTATACCGCGATGATGGCGGCGGTAATGCTGAAGGACGCAAAGATGTACGAGGGGGCCGAGCCCGAATGGGCGGCCTTGTGGAAATGGCACGCTATCGAGGAAATCGAGCATAAGGGCGTGGCTTACGACACCTGGCTCCACGCGACGAAGGACTGGAGCCGCTTCAAGCGCTGGCGCGCCAAGTCGCTGATGATGCTGCTCGTCACCACACGCTTCTGGCCCAAGCGCGTGAAGGGGATGAAGGCGCTGCTCAAACAGGACGGCCTTACCGGCTGGCGCGTCACGGCGCGCATCTGGTGGTATCTGCTCGGCACGCCGGGCGTGCTGCGCAAGAGCTTCTTCCCCTGGCTTTCCTATTTCATGCCGGGCTTCCACCCCTGGAACCATGACGACCGCGCGCTGATCCGGAAATATGAAAGCGACTATGCCGACGCGATCATGCCGGCGCATTCGTCGAAACCCGAATTGGCTGCGGCGGCAGCCTGA
- a CDS encoding TetR/AcrR family transcriptional regulator: MSIVKKRLSPEESRSAALEAARHILIEMGPAAVTLKAVAARIDRTHANLLHHFGSAAGLQKALAAYQAETVCATIGRKMAESPPGERNVREIVDLAFDAFNSGGAGALATWMAATGNDDALDPIVEAIHRLIDGMAPDADEKRLMHEDTLALVLMALGDAQLGGPMAEALGLPRDTSRVLATELINGRIAKFWAEHGGKPQA; this comes from the coding sequence ATGTCAATAGTGAAGAAGCGCTTGAGTCCCGAGGAAAGCCGTTCGGCGGCGCTCGAGGCTGCACGCCATATATTGATCGAAATGGGGCCGGCGGCGGTGACGCTGAAGGCCGTCGCGGCGCGGATCGACCGCACCCACGCCAATTTGCTCCACCATTTCGGGAGCGCCGCGGGGCTGCAAAAGGCGCTCGCCGCCTATCAGGCCGAAACCGTCTGCGCGACGATCGGCAGGAAAATGGCCGAATCGCCACCCGGCGAACGGAATGTGCGCGAGATCGTCGACCTCGCCTTCGACGCCTTCAACAGCGGCGGCGCGGGCGCGCTCGCGACCTGGATGGCGGCAACCGGCAATGACGACGCGCTCGACCCGATCGTCGAAGCCATCCACCGCCTGATCGACGGCATGGCGCCCGATGCCGACGAAAAGCGCCTGATGCACGAAGACACGCTCGCGCTGGTCCTGATGGCATTGGGCGACGCGCAGCTCGGCGGCCCGATGGCCGAGGCGCTGGGCCTGCCGCGCGACACCTCGCGCGTGCTCGCGACCGAACTGATCAACGGCCGCATCGCCAAATTCTGGGCCGAACATGGCGGCAAGCCGCAAGCCTAA
- the obgE gene encoding GTPase ObgE, which translates to MHFLDQAKIFIKSGDGGPGAVSFRREKYIEYGGPDGGNGGKGGDIVFEAVAGLNTLIDFRYTQHFKAKRGTPGAGRDRTGAGGPDLVIQVPIGTQILDDDEERSLLADLTKEGERLVFLRGGDGGRGNASYKSSTNRAPRQHGPGWPGEEMWVWLRLKLLADAGLVGLPNAGKSTFINAVSNAQAKVGAYAFTTLRPQLGVVSHKGHEFVVADIPGLIEGAADGAGVGDRFLGHIERCRVLLHLVDANDEDVATSYRIVRDELEAYGADLIDKRVIVALNKTDTLDDELIAALSAELEAESGHPVMALSGASGAGVPEVLDKLLEAIGHPEPGEDESEEASDWSPL; encoded by the coding sequence ATGCACTTCCTCGACCAAGCCAAGATCTTCATCAAGTCCGGCGACGGCGGCCCCGGCGCCGTGTCGTTCCGGCGCGAGAAATATATCGAATATGGCGGCCCCGACGGCGGCAACGGCGGCAAGGGCGGCGACATCGTCTTCGAGGCGGTCGCGGGCCTCAACACGCTGATCGACTTTCGCTACACCCAGCATTTCAAGGCAAAGCGCGGCACCCCCGGCGCCGGGCGCGACCGCACCGGCGCGGGCGGCCCCGACCTCGTCATCCAGGTCCCCATCGGCACGCAGATCCTCGACGACGACGAGGAACGCAGCCTGCTCGCCGACTTGACCAAGGAAGGCGAGCGGCTCGTCTTCCTGCGCGGCGGCGACGGCGGGCGCGGCAATGCGAGCTACAAGAGCTCGACCAATCGCGCCCCGCGACAGCACGGACCGGGCTGGCCGGGCGAGGAAATGTGGGTTTGGCTGCGCCTCAAGCTGCTCGCCGACGCGGGGCTCGTCGGCCTGCCGAACGCGGGCAAGTCGACCTTCATCAACGCGGTGAGCAACGCGCAGGCCAAGGTCGGCGCCTATGCCTTCACCACGCTGCGCCCCCAGCTCGGCGTCGTCAGCCACAAGGGGCACGAGTTCGTCGTCGCCGACATTCCGGGGCTGATCGAGGGCGCCGCCGACGGCGCCGGGGTCGGCGACCGCTTCCTCGGCCATATCGAACGATGCCGCGTGCTGCTCCACCTCGTCGATGCGAATGACGAGGATGTCGCGACCAGCTACCGCATCGTGCGCGACGAGCTCGAAGCCTATGGCGCCGACCTGATCGACAAGCGGGTGATCGTCGCGCTCAACAAGACCGACACGCTCGACGACGAGTTGATCGCGGCGCTTTCGGCCGAACTCGAGGCCGAAAGCGGCCATCCGGTGATGGCGCTGTCGGGCGCGAGCGGCGCGGGCGTGCCTGAAGTGCTCGACAAACTGCTCGAAGCGATCGGCCACCCCGAACCCGGCGAGGACGAGAGCGAAGAAGCGAGCGACTGGTCGCCGCTTTAG